The genome window ccgatagactgtagcctgccagactcctctgtccatgggatttcccaggcaagagtattggagtgggttgccatttcctactccaggggatcttcccaacctagggatcgaagtcatgtctcctgcattgcaggtggtctcctgcattgcaggtggagtctttactgctaagccaccagggaagcccaatagtattttagaaattaaaaaatgagagagagtgaCATATTGAAGTAACTTGTAACAATTCCTGACTTAGCTAATGCTTcccctgccttcccttccctATCTATTCTTAACTCCTTCCTGCAAAGTCCTCATGTCTGCCTGATGAGATACACACTGAGCTAGTCCTAAAACAATTCACTCTATTTAAATAGCTCTGACCTAAAGTTATGATTTATATCCATAGAAAATAATGGGGAGTGATATGGCCTTCGTGCAGCATTTCCCAAAGTATTCTCTCTTCTACTACACACTCCTAGACAAAAGTATTCCTATGTTTGAAAAACTGTTCCATATCTTTCTCTTGGAGTTTCACTATAAACAGTAGCATAGTAAAACTTTGTGAGTCTTAAATTAGAAAATCTGTTTAATTCAGTGTTTGCTAAATTTATTTGGTAACAATCCTTTGTTAAATTTTGTTACGTTATGGTAAAATATAACAtatgccattttaaccatttaaaagtgtATATTCATGGCACTAGTTATAATGTTCAACCATCATCactatttctgaaattttctattGCCCCAAACAGAAattgtacccattaaacaaaaaaatccctATTCCTCCTTGCTGCCCAACCCATGGTaacctctattctactttctgactctgtgaatttgcctattctgaatatttcatataaagtgAAGTCATATAACATTTgtccctttgtgtctggcttattttacttagcataatgttttcaaggttcattcctatggtagcatgtatcagaacttcattccttttcatggctgaacaatattcaactgtatgtttatatttttgttactttttaggAGCATGCTGTAAAATGCTGATAATGAGTATAAGCTTTAGTGTAAATCTGAACCATCGTTCCAGCTTATTCTGttaatagctgtgtgatcttgaacaagTCATTAAACGTTCCTAACCCTCACTTACTTTacttaaaatgggaataatgtatttattcatcagtgggttgttgtaaggattaataCCAAAACTCATAAATTTCCTATATGCTTGCATGCGCCCAGTGAATATTCTTATCTCCCTTATTTGGCAGAAAAGGAACATCATAATAATTAATATCTGTAACAACAATAAATAATTGTTAGGTTCTGTTCCTGCAGTTTTCATCGCTGTCCTATATGGTACTCACTAGCCACACATGGCTATTGAGTACTCGAAATGTTGTTATAGTGACTGAAGAATTGAATATTTTAGTTGATAATTACATGTGACTAGTGGCTGTGATGAACTGACCAGCAAAATATAGACTCGAGCAGTGGTTCTCGGGCCTGGTTTCATATTTGGATCACCTGGGAAAAATTTAAATCTACCATTGCTTAGGCCCCTTCACGCAGCAATTAAATCTTACTTTGTTTTTTCCACAGCAATTAAATCTTAATCTCTGTACCCAAATATGGATATGTTTAAAACACTCCCCACGTGATTCCTATGCAGAGGGaatgttgagaaccactgctctagtgATCCTTTcggtctctcctcctcctccatcaatTAGTAGCCTCATTTCAGCAATGTCGATGTCAGTAATGtaaggggaaggaaaagaacGTTTCTGGATATCTTAAATTGTTATTTTATGGGTCCTTTCCAATAACTCtccttatatttatgtataattttaaatattatcttgtttctcttctctcaaaATCTTTGTCGCTTATAAAATAGATACTGGCTAATATTATATACAGTATTACTGTTGAaatcataaatatgtattaaaagtaCAAAAACAGGAATACCAATTTATAGATTATCAAGAGAGGGATAAGGAACTCTGTATAACATTGTgttgatttaaaacttttttgttttggccGTCCCTGTGGGGCATGTGAAAGTCTAGTTccttggaccagggatccaacctgcacccACCCCCTAgcactgcagtggaagtgaggagtattaaccactggaccagcagggaaatccctaaaacatcttttaaatgttTACCACATCTAATTAAAGTACAGAGCTAAATTGTGGTATAACTTTTTGCAAGGGATGATTCTGTTCATATACAGGGGATGTTTCTGATTTAGtccaaacttaaaattttaataagcaaCTACTCACCAACCCCTCAAATATGCATatatccttccttctttcctataCCACTCATTTCCATCTGAGTCTACAAAAAGGATGGTACAAGATTTTAAAGAAGGTGAAATGGATCAGAAAGTCTTTCATTTTACCTAGGCAGTCGAGCATATGTTTAAAAGTCCTTATCTTAAGGTTTGCTTCTACTCATAGTTTCCCTTTCAATGGGCAGAAGACAGAGTCTTACTACTAATTCTTTTTATTAGATTCCTACCTCCAAAACATTTTACAGTTCAGATATAGTTCTAGTGAAAATATTCTGTTATGATCATTTAAAATGACATGCTTCATCATTGCTTTTCAAATTTCCCTATCctatttagaatattttcctgTCCTAGTTAGAATATCCACTATATCTGAGATCTGTCAAGGTAAATACGATTTACAAAAAAATCAAGCAGATTTctcaagaattatttttttctcaagaattaatttttaaaaatctttgatttCAAGCAAGTTTTGATTTTAAAACACATCTTTCTTGACAGGCCATTAAAAGTTCATTTCAAGATGAATTAGAAAGGAAATATATGATTTTAagtaattttgtaaaaaataagaaatagaattATAGAAGTTTATTTCCCACTCTTACTACTAGCTATTCATGTAGCTTGTGCTTTAAATTGGAAGGAACTTTTGAAACCCAGGATCATTTTTCAGCGAGAGCCTCAGCAAGGATCTATATACCAAGTGGGCAAGAGGTAGCCGATGTTATCTTTCCTCTCTACTATTACAACAATCCCTTTGTAGGATATCTGAACCCTTGGCAGTATCTCACATGATCTCTGTTTCAGCACAGAAGTGGCTTTCTCTGGGTGTTAAAAAGAAAGTACTGAATTGAGGATCTATATTTGGACCCTATCGGTAAAGAATGAGCTGCAAAATGATTAGAATTATGGAAATACCAATACTGACATCACAGAAGCGTAGTAGTTTCGAAAGTATCCTGGCAAAGAACTTAAGAGTCTCAAGTCATAGAAGCTCCGGACGTGCCCAGTGTTTTGTGGGAATAACAAACCTGCATAAACCAAAAAGGTGATGAGTGCTGACAGCAGGTGGATACGAAGCTTGGTTCGGACCTCCTGGAAGTGCAGCAAAGCGCTGTGGAAAATAAAGGAGCAGACAGCCTCTATGATGACCGCTTTGGGCAAGTCCACTTGAATGGGATTCCTGCAAGCGAAGCTCCTCTCGCTGACGTGATACTTGGTCAGCCCCAGGCTCCACAGGGCGCCCATGCAGTACCTGCTGCACAGGGCACCAATCAGCTGAGCTAACAGTCTAATCGCACCCGTCTCAGCGGACATTCCCCCCAGCATCATCTGCATCATCACGCCGCATGGGTTGCTGGAGGTGCCCACCAGAGTCAGGCCATGCACCATTGAGAAGAAGTAGATTAGCGTCAGCGGCCAGGTGGGGTGCAGGGGTTCCTGCTCACTCAGCAGTTGTAACTCATGAGTGCAGAAGCAGAGCTGGAAGGTGGCCAGAAACTCCAAGACGAAGGCGTGGGCCATGGGCCCGTTCAGCTGCTGCCGGGTGACCACCCGGGCTAGCCCCATGAACAGCACGATCGACAGCATCAGCCCCAGCGAGGTGCAGGTATCCTGCATCTCGGGCCAGAGCCCCAGTAGCGCGGTCATGGCTCTCTCAGCACCAGACTGGGCTGCCTGCTCGGGCTCGGCAGGAGGCGGTCTCTGGGCCCCAGTCCTAAGTCCtcagccccgccccctcctcacGCCCCTCGGGGCGGGCCGACTCCAGACCAGCCGGAGGCCCTGGGGGTGCCACGCGGAAGGACTTCTTCCCATCTCCCCGGCTCTACGCTAGACTATTGTTGTCAGAgccggggaggaggggaggcGACGGGCCTCGAGGAGAGCTCTGCCAGGGCACCGTCTGAGGGGGCCAACGGCCAGCAGAAGCCAGACATACGCCCTCGCTATTTCCCTCAGGGCCTGGGAGCGGGCGCGGGTGGGGCAGGGAGTGGAGGGACGGCGTGCGTCCGGAGGCCATTGCGCATGCGCGTGGCAGCCCGTGCGCCCTTGCGAGAGGCTAGACTTGGGCCCCAGGGTCCCCGGCGCTGAGAGGGAAGGCGTGCGCCTGCTGCGCCTTAACAGGTGCTTTGACGTGAGAACCTTGAGGGTTTTACTTTTCAGCTCCTAAAACTGTAAAGCCGTCAGGCTGCAATCCAGACCCCCTAAAGAGCTTTTCGGCCAACCACTTCGTTTTTAATTTCTGGGACGACTGAGAAGGCGAGAAGCggtggaggcagggggtggggcggCATGGGATAAGGTGGGGCTGGGTACTGGTTTAAGGGGAGTGAATTTCACAGAGAAATAAGGTTTGACCTGTGTGAAGTAGGGTATGCCACTGCGTCtccctgagtctttttttttttttccacctgccACCTGTAACATTTACCTCAGAAGGTTGTGGGTCATACGACCCACCTCAtggatttgtttaaaaaaaaaaaaaaacccgagaGGCACCGTGGCACAGAGCTTAGCAGACAAAAGGTGGTCAACAAGTGCTAGTTTAAAGTTGAAAGAGCGGATCTTGCCACCGCTTTCCATTCCCAACAGCTCGCCCATTTGGGATGGCCACGTTATGGGTACAGCTGGGAGGGAATGTCTGCGATTCCTCATGCCTGGCGTCTACCGtgcctgcgtgcatgctaagtcactcagtcgtgtctgattcttggcgaccccatggactatagcccgccaggctcctctgtccatggaattttccaggcaagaatacttaagtgggttgccatttccgtcgccaggggagcttcccaaccaaggggttgaacccatgtctcaagtctcctgcattggcaagtgggttctttaccactaacgccacctggttTTCTGCTAATAATATAAGtgtcatgggctttcctggtggcgctagtggcaaagactccacctacaatgtaggagacctgggttccatccctggatcaagaagatcccctggaggaacacatgtacacccatggctgattcgtgtgaatgtgtggcaaaaaccaccacagtattgctaagtaattagcctccacttaaaataaattttttaaaaaagaaaaaaaaagaagatcccctggaggaggaaatggcaacccactccagtgttcttgcttagaaaatcccatgggtagaggagcctggtgggttagtcACTTAGCACACATAGGTATCATGGTTTAGCTGGGGGAGAGGGGTGCAGATACCTCTGCACTCTCCAGCTTCTGTCCTGCCTCCAGCAGGCTCTGTTGACCACAAGTCTCCATTTCTTAAGGCTgtagagaagggagagagaaataaaaatgaggggACTAATTAGCCTGAACTTCAAGTGATAGAACACTTGGAAGGTGTTCTTGCTGGTTCTCCTCAGCTTTGTTTCCCAATCTCAGTTTGTTCATTTACAACTAATGAAAGTTCTCTTTGTAACTCTCAAATTTTCTGTGGTGCCAATAGACATTCCCtgaattagaaaaacaaattatttcagaaaacaaacactGTAGACAAATGAggtcctttcctctttcctgtgTTTGTGTCTGACCAGAAAACTTGTCTGACCAGTAGAGTAGATTTAAACTTATTGTTTGGTCACTGCTGTTGAAAGAAATTGCTTTCAAATCACGTCTGTGAGTGTAACCCTTTCATCGCCCCCCTTTACTAGAAGTCACTTGACTTTTTGTTACTGTGGATATATTttgatgactttaaaaatatgcacaatgtgagagttgtgaattaagttttatttggggcaaagtgAAGGCTATGCTCAGAAGACAGcacctcagacagctctgagaagtTGCTCTAAAGAGGCAGGGGAGCATCAGCatgtatgtgattttggtgaagagggaatacatgcaatcaagcacatattttttgccTACATTTTCTGCTGGTCAAGAGgagcagtcatcaccatgaaggattttagtgcttttgtagatatgaagagatacaagaattgggctcataatatctgctcctgaaaatatctaactatctgaagaccctttctgccagtttttccctaAGCACAGGGTGCCTTGTTTTTTCtccccaccctgaactcctttcagaaaGTGTAGAAAATCAGCAGCTGTAttagcacatgatttaatccttgtaaagGTAGATGACAAGTGCCAATCTGTAGTTGACAATTTTGTTTACTGCTCTGCTGATAATTCACTTTTGCTAGCAAAAACCATGTAGAAAACTAGTCTTTTGGACTTTATTAGAAATTGTAATAACATTATAATATACATTGTTATTTAAAGAACTTTGGTCATTGTTTAAATTAAAGAACAAGACCAAAATAAACCCAATCAATTACTTGTGATTGAGGGTTTTACATCATATGAATCTCTGTTTTCATAAACAAGAGGTCACTAATTAATCCACCCCATTTCCTTCagcataaatgtttgttgatatTGAAACCATTCATCTCaggttgggacttgaacccatgtgctggGACTCCAACCTGGCCAAAACCCGGTTTGGGATGCTAACCTGTGTGACCAGGACTCGAACACAGCCAAAACCCAAGGTCTTCCAACTAAGAGCAGACACCTtgtttcaggacttaatgaagctcaggttattgatgtctcattgcagaaaaaattcagtgagagacaaagtgataggtaagaagtggatttatttacaGAGAGACTCTCCACAGACAGAATATGGGCCATCTCAAAAGGCAAGAGTGGCCTTGAAATGTGGTCTGTTTAGTTTTTATAggttgggtaatttcataggctaatgagtgggaggattattccagctATTTCAGAGGAAAGGGCAGGGATTTCCAAGAATTGGGCAATTGCCCACGTTTTGGCCTTTGACAGttggcctcagaactgtcatggcgcCGGTGGGTGTGTCATTTTGCTTGCTGATGTATCATGAAAAGCatatactgaggctcaaggacTAGTGGAGGTTGACTTGTTAGCCATCTTgaacttgttgtttagtccctcgtcatgactgactctttgtgacctcatagagtatagcccaccaggctcctgtgtccatgagatttctcaggcaagaatattggagtgggttgccatttccttctgtaggggatcttcccaaaccagtgattgaacccacatctcctgctgcttctgcattgctggcagattctttacctctgggcAATCACTCTGTCATTCTTTTATAGATTGTGCCCTGCCTCCTTTCCTTCTATTTCAGTATGGGTGAGAGAGCTGCATCTTGCAGACCGGGATCTCAAAATTCCAGTTCCAAGACCAGTGTCTTCATGAGAATGACTCTACCATAGGTTTGAAAATTAGGAGAGTCTGGCTTCCTCGGCAACGTTGGCCACATTTTAACCACTTTGTCTATGCATTACAGGAATAATGAGAGACAGGAAGTACATAATACTAGGTGTGGTGAAAGCACtggatttaatatttgaaaatgaaggtCTGCATCTTTTCTGTACTTACTATGAGATCTTGTGGAAATTGCCAAGTCAttaaacttctctgagcttcagtttcttcatcatagTAGTATGATAGGTAACTAAGGGTTTTGTTGTGAAGGCTA of Bubalus bubalis isolate 160015118507 breed Murrah chromosome 5, NDDB_SH_1, whole genome shotgun sequence contains these proteins:
- the AQP11 gene encoding aquaporin-11, whose translation is MTALLGLWPEMQDTCTSLGLMLSIVLFMGLARVVTRQQLNGPMAHAFVLEFLATFQLCFCTHELQLLSEQEPLHPTWPLTLIYFFSMVHGLTLVGTSSNPCGVMMQMMLGGMSAETGAIRLLAQLIGALCSRYCMGALWSLGLTKYHVSERSFACRNPIQVDLPKAVIIEAVCSFIFHSALLHFQEVRTKLRIHLLSALITFLVYAGGSLTGAVFNPTLALSLHFKCFDEAFLQFFIVYWLSPSLGILLMILMFNFFLPWLYDNHTTNKKE